The Streptomyces sp. CC0208 genome window below encodes:
- a CDS encoding bifunctional glycosyltransferase 87/phosphatase PAP2 family protein, with product MRAARLVLWLVTAVLALREVAVVLRTPRGERLTDLETWVGPDGVLHAKGSLYDSTRFTGTPFGGLVLKPLTRAAEQALGWGWTFGTLLLVVALGLVAARALPQPVGRRTSLLAAPAAISLLMLSLPVRNTLYLGQTSIIPVLLVLVACFAVRGERVSGLLIGLAAALQPAVLLFAALLWFTGRRRGALTAAATFAAGTALAWAALPHDSYTYWVHHIAGTGLGGPADDLANQSLHGLLLRLGAAGPLEISLFLALGAAVAALGVRRAVRYARDGQLLLAVAITGCAAIAVSPTTWQHQLLWVLLAVVGRVGKRASDRYVWPVAVVVVMTLPTTMLLPHIATLYPLRDNMVLLAALAAATVIPFLSRTSPYYRTPIAARYAPQVPARFRHVPLLPFLRRVLTRPNLLLELLLIRITYAAYQQVRLAATGGTNSAGRATAEKHGQQVLDLERLLHIDIEHWANQAVVKVDWLRNFFDYYYESFHFVVPLSVLAVLYWRRPVDYRWARASLGFATLLALVGFWLYPLAPPRLMPALGVIDTVHGVQDFSKPDYGTLTALTNQYAAMPSLHFGWSLWCGVVIAVIAPKWWMKGLGLLHPLFTVSAIVATGNHWVLDAVGGAVVVAGGFGLSYLFQGPRGRTVAAAAEVDDEERALVRSPQRP from the coding sequence ATGCGTGCGGCCAGGCTCGTCCTGTGGCTGGTGACGGCCGTCCTCGCCCTGCGCGAGGTGGCCGTCGTCCTCCGTACCCCCAGAGGCGAGCGGCTGACGGACCTGGAGACCTGGGTCGGCCCGGACGGTGTCCTGCATGCGAAGGGGTCGCTGTACGACTCGACGCGGTTCACCGGTACCCCGTTCGGGGGACTTGTCCTGAAGCCGCTCACCCGCGCCGCCGAACAGGCGCTCGGCTGGGGCTGGACCTTCGGCACCCTGCTCCTGGTCGTCGCCCTCGGTCTCGTCGCCGCCCGCGCGCTGCCCCAGCCGGTCGGCCGCCGCACCTCCCTGCTCGCCGCGCCGGCCGCGATCAGCCTCCTCATGCTGTCGCTGCCCGTGCGCAACACGCTCTACCTCGGGCAGACCAGCATCATCCCGGTCCTGCTGGTCCTCGTCGCCTGCTTCGCCGTACGGGGTGAGCGGGTCAGCGGACTGCTCATCGGGCTCGCCGCCGCCCTCCAGCCCGCGGTCCTGCTCTTCGCGGCCCTGCTCTGGTTCACCGGCCGCCGCCGGGGCGCCCTCACCGCGGCCGCGACCTTCGCCGCCGGCACCGCGCTCGCCTGGGCCGCGCTGCCGCACGACTCGTACACCTACTGGGTGCACCACATCGCGGGCACCGGCCTCGGGGGCCCCGCCGACGACCTCGCCAACCAGTCCCTGCACGGCCTGCTGCTGCGCCTGGGTGCGGCCGGACCGCTGGAAATCTCTCTGTTCCTGGCGCTCGGCGCGGCCGTCGCCGCGCTGGGCGTGCGCCGGGCCGTGCGCTACGCCCGCGACGGCCAGCTGCTGCTCGCCGTCGCGATCACCGGATGCGCGGCGATCGCCGTCTCGCCGACCACCTGGCAGCACCAGCTGCTGTGGGTGCTGCTCGCGGTCGTGGGACGGGTCGGCAAGCGGGCCTCCGACCGGTATGTGTGGCCGGTCGCCGTCGTCGTGGTGATGACACTGCCGACGACGATGCTGCTGCCGCACATCGCGACGCTGTACCCCCTGCGGGACAACATGGTGCTGCTGGCCGCGCTCGCCGCCGCCACGGTGATCCCCTTCCTGTCGCGCACCTCGCCGTACTACCGGACACCGATTGCCGCGCGGTACGCACCTCAGGTGCCCGCCCGGTTCCGGCACGTGCCGCTGCTGCCGTTCCTGCGGCGCGTGCTGACGCGGCCGAACCTCCTCCTCGAACTCCTGCTGATCCGGATCACGTACGCCGCCTACCAGCAGGTCAGACTCGCGGCGACCGGTGGCACCAACTCCGCCGGGCGGGCCACCGCCGAGAAGCACGGGCAGCAGGTCCTCGATCTGGAGCGCCTGCTGCACATCGACATCGAGCACTGGGCCAACCAGGCGGTCGTCAAGGTCGACTGGCTGCGGAACTTCTTCGACTACTACTACGAGTCCTTCCACTTCGTGGTCCCGCTGAGCGTGCTGGCCGTTCTGTACTGGCGCCGCCCGGTGGACTACCGGTGGGCCCGGGCCTCGCTCGGGTTCGCGACGCTGCTGGCCCTCGTCGGGTTCTGGCTCTATCCGCTCGCCCCGCCCCGGCTGATGCCGGCGCTCGGCGTCATCGACACCGTGCACGGAGTGCAGGACTTCTCCAAGCCGGACTACGGGACCCTGACCGCGCTGACCAACCAGTACGCGGCGATGCCCTCGCTGCACTTCGGGTGGTCGTTGTGGTGCGGGGTCGTCATCGCGGTCATCGCGCCGAAGTGGTGGATGAAGGGGCTGGGGCTGCTGCATCCGCTCTTCACGGTCTCGGCGATCGTGGCCACCGGGAACCACTGGGTGCTGGACGCGGTGGGGGGTGCGGTGGTGGTCGCGGGTGGGTTCGGGTTGTCGTATCTGTTCCAGGGGCCGCGGGGTCGGACGGTGGCAGCTGCCGCGGAGGTCGATGACGAGGAACGGGCGCTGGTGCGCAGTCCCCAGCGCCCCTGA
- a CDS encoding cytochrome P450, protein MSCPALPDGFDFTDPDLLQSRVPLPEFAALRRAEPVRWIPQSANVAGFQDEGYWAVTRHADVKYVSTHPEIFSSYLNTAIIRFNERIERDAIDAQRLILLNMDPPEHTRVRGIVQRVFTPRAIRALEERLRNRAHAIVESASALPGGSFDFVTQVACELPLQAIAELIGIPQDDRAKIFDWSNKMISYDDPEYAISEQVGQESAMELIAYAMNMAADRKQCPAKDIVTTMVAAEDEGNLNSDEFGFFVLMLAVAGNETTRNAITHGMHAFLTHPDQWELYKAERPSTTAEEIVRWATPVNAFQRTATQDTELGGKQIKKGDRVGIFYAAANHDPEVFENPDVFDITRDPNPHLGFGGGGPHYCLGKSLAVLEIDLIFNAIADAMPNLRATGDPRRLRSAWINGVKELQVTLG, encoded by the coding sequence ATGTCGTGTCCAGCGCTTCCCGACGGGTTCGACTTCACCGACCCCGACCTGCTGCAAAGTCGCGTACCGCTGCCGGAGTTCGCCGCACTGCGCCGGGCCGAACCGGTGCGCTGGATCCCCCAGTCGGCCAATGTCGCCGGTTTCCAGGACGAGGGGTACTGGGCGGTCACCCGGCACGCGGACGTCAAGTACGTCTCCACCCACCCGGAGATCTTCTCGTCGTACCTCAACACGGCGATCATCCGCTTCAACGAACGCATCGAGCGCGACGCGATCGACGCACAGCGGCTGATCCTGCTCAACATGGACCCGCCGGAGCACACCAGGGTCCGCGGGATCGTCCAACGGGTGTTCACCCCCCGGGCCATCCGCGCCCTGGAGGAACGCCTGCGCAACCGCGCCCACGCGATCGTCGAGAGCGCGTCCGCCCTGCCCGGCGGCTCCTTCGACTTCGTCACCCAGGTCGCCTGCGAACTGCCCCTGCAGGCCATCGCCGAGCTCATCGGCATCCCGCAGGACGACCGGGCGAAGATCTTCGACTGGTCCAACAAGATGATCTCGTACGACGATCCGGAGTACGCGATCAGCGAGCAGGTCGGCCAGGAGTCGGCCATGGAGCTCATCGCCTACGCGATGAACATGGCGGCCGACCGCAAGCAGTGCCCGGCCAAGGACATCGTCACCACCATGGTGGCCGCGGAGGACGAGGGCAACCTCAACTCCGACGAGTTCGGCTTCTTCGTGCTGATGCTGGCGGTCGCCGGCAACGAGACGACCCGCAACGCCATCACCCACGGCATGCACGCCTTCCTCACCCACCCCGACCAGTGGGAGCTGTACAAGGCCGAGCGCCCCTCGACGACCGCGGAGGAGATCGTCCGCTGGGCCACCCCGGTCAACGCCTTCCAGCGCACGGCCACCCAGGACACGGAACTCGGCGGCAAGCAGATCAAGAAGGGCGACCGGGTGGGCATCTTCTACGCCGCCGCCAACCACGACCCCGAGGTCTTCGAGAACCCGGACGTCTTCGACATCACCCGCGACCCCAACCCCCACCTCGGCTTCGGCGGCGGAGGCCCGCACTACTGCCTCGGCAAGTCCCTGGCGGTCCTGGAGATCGACCTGATCTTCAACGCCATCGCCGACGCCATGCCGAACCTCCGCGCGACCGGCGACCCACGCCGCCTGCGCTCGGCGTGGATCAACGGCGTCAAGGAGCTTCAGGTCACCCTGGGTTGA
- a CDS encoding steroid 3-ketoacyl-CoA thiolase, with translation MAAEPVIVEAVRTPIGRRGGALANLHPAYLLGETYRELLGRAGIPADAVEQIVGGTVTHAGEQSMNPARTAWLTVGLPYETAATTVDCQCGSSQQASHMVANMVAAGVIDVGISCGVEAMSRVPLGSGSKHGPGKPFPDEWNVDLPNQFEAAERIARRRGLTRENVDTLGLLSQERAAVAWAEERFKRETFAVQVPTTEEEQRAGQGMWRLVDRDEGLRDTSMEALAGLKPVMPTAIHTAGNSSQISDGAAAIMWASKRMARALKLRPRARIVAQALVGADPHFHLDGPVDATRAVLGKAGMSLKDIDLVEINEAFASVVLSWAQVFEQDLDKVNVNGGAIALGHPVGATGARLITTALHELERTDKEFALITMCAGGALATGTIIQRL, from the coding sequence ATGGCCGCCGAACCCGTGATCGTCGAAGCCGTCCGTACCCCCATCGGCAGGCGCGGCGGCGCGCTCGCCAATCTGCATCCCGCCTATCTGCTGGGCGAGACCTACCGAGAACTCCTCGGCCGTGCCGGCATCCCCGCCGACGCGGTGGAACAGATCGTCGGCGGCACGGTCACCCACGCCGGCGAGCAGTCCATGAACCCCGCGCGCACCGCCTGGCTGACCGTCGGGCTGCCGTACGAGACCGCGGCGACGACGGTCGACTGTCAGTGCGGCTCCTCGCAGCAGGCCTCCCACATGGTGGCCAACATGGTCGCGGCCGGGGTCATCGACGTCGGCATCAGCTGCGGTGTCGAGGCGATGTCCCGGGTGCCGCTGGGCTCGGGATCGAAGCACGGGCCCGGCAAGCCCTTCCCGGACGAGTGGAACGTCGACCTGCCCAACCAGTTCGAGGCGGCCGAACGGATCGCGCGGCGCCGGGGGTTGACCCGGGAGAACGTCGACACGCTCGGCCTGCTCTCCCAGGAGCGGGCGGCCGTCGCCTGGGCCGAGGAGCGTTTCAAGCGGGAGACGTTCGCGGTGCAGGTGCCGACCACCGAGGAGGAGCAGCGGGCCGGGCAGGGCATGTGGCGGCTCGTCGACCGGGACGAGGGGCTGCGCGACACGTCCATGGAGGCGCTGGCCGGTTTGAAGCCGGTCATGCCGACGGCGATCCACACGGCGGGCAACTCGTCCCAGATCAGCGACGGCGCCGCGGCGATCATGTGGGCGTCCAAGCGGATGGCGCGGGCGCTGAAGCTGAGGCCGCGGGCCCGGATCGTGGCCCAGGCGCTGGTCGGCGCCGACCCGCACTTCCACCTCGACGGTCCCGTCGACGCGACCCGCGCGGTCCTCGGCAAGGCGGGCATGTCCCTGAAGGACATCGACCTCGTCGAGATCAACGAGGCTTTCGCGTCCGTGGTGTTGAGCTGGGCCCAGGTCTTCGAACAGGACCTGGACAAGGTCAACGTCAACGGGGGCGCGATCGCCCTCGGACACCCGGTGGGGGCCACCGGGGCTCGGCTCATCACGACGGCCCTGCATGAACTGGAGCGCACGGACAAGGAGTTCGCGCTCATCACGATGTGTGCGGGCGGGGCGCTGGCCACCGGCACGATCATTCAGCGGTTGTAG
- a CDS encoding XRE family transcriptional regulator: MTRHTSPPSTPFGGTLRSLRRAARLTLEELSEASGVSVRALGDLERGRSRGPQRRTVDALAAALGLDDEQRERLQRLADAGRERGGAPTPPYLLRTVPDFTGRKRELAELESLGSGTGTRAVVLFGPGGQGKTTLAAEALRRLSGSFPDGCVCVPLHGMSDSPLPADEALVLLLTALGLPPERIPVDPAAREAVYRATLATRRALVVLDDAADEAQTRPLLPDAEGSLVLVTSRRPLAGLEGVRRIRLGGLSGGESATLLERILGTPRVDGQSESVTRLTELCGHLPLALRIVGNRLSSRPSWTPAHLVGQLADEGRRLSGLVAGDLAVRSALTLSYGQLTPPHRLLLRRLSLVPGHDTGPDLAAVLTGEDPLTTEDSLDLLVDRGLLEETAPGRYALHDLVRLFAREQLGAEEPESVTRDVRRRMADWLLRSASAAGRRFEAPGAPEPWPGEPVPFTPGSAEEAEEWLTAERSNWAGALPLMFAADRHQEILHASRTLYWFSDRWCQWPEWRTLFSHGARSAAALEDRAAEAHQLNCLAWAHSVGACRYEEAEELALQALQLASETGDLDQQAWAWSYISGACMGLGRPAEAAEAAARATQLFETTGDSTGMAVSQRVLGTALRESGHGEEALALHRALLGTRPGDVPGLNEFVAALLRCETAKDLLALERWPEAAEAFRAVGTPSAHAGIDRLRAHTSLGLATALEHCGDPDEARELYLRARDLFTAFGDTASVAEARAGIERLG; the protein is encoded by the coding sequence ATGACCAGGCACACTTCTCCTCCCTCGACCCCCTTCGGCGGCACCCTCCGCTCCCTGCGCCGGGCCGCCCGGCTGACCCTGGAGGAGCTCTCCGAGGCCTCAGGAGTCAGCGTCCGCGCCCTCGGCGACCTGGAGCGCGGTCGCAGCCGGGGGCCGCAGCGCCGTACCGTCGACGCCCTCGCCGCGGCCCTCGGGCTCGACGACGAGCAGCGCGAGCGCTTGCAGCGGCTGGCCGACGCCGGCCGGGAACGCGGCGGGGCGCCGACGCCGCCGTATCTCCTGCGGACCGTCCCGGACTTCACCGGACGGAAGCGGGAACTGGCGGAGCTGGAGTCCCTGGGCAGCGGCACCGGTACGCGTGCCGTGGTGCTCTTCGGGCCGGGCGGACAGGGCAAGACCACGCTCGCCGCGGAAGCGCTGCGACGCCTGTCCGGCTCCTTCCCGGACGGCTGCGTCTGCGTCCCGTTGCACGGCATGAGCGACTCCCCGCTGCCGGCCGACGAGGCGCTGGTCCTCCTGCTGACGGCGCTCGGTCTCCCGCCGGAGCGGATACCGGTCGACCCCGCGGCCCGCGAGGCCGTCTACCGGGCCACGCTCGCCACCCGCCGCGCCCTGGTCGTCCTCGACGACGCGGCCGACGAGGCCCAGACCAGACCGCTGCTGCCGGACGCGGAAGGCAGTCTGGTGCTGGTCACCAGCAGGCGTCCGCTGGCCGGTCTCGAAGGGGTACGGCGGATCCGGCTCGGCGGGCTCAGCGGCGGCGAGTCGGCGACCCTCCTGGAACGGATCCTCGGCACCCCGCGCGTCGACGGGCAGTCCGAGTCGGTCACCCGGCTGACCGAGCTGTGCGGGCATCTCCCCCTGGCCCTGCGGATCGTCGGCAACCGCCTCTCTAGCCGACCGAGTTGGACCCCGGCCCACCTGGTGGGCCAACTCGCCGACGAGGGACGCAGACTGAGCGGCCTGGTCGCGGGCGACCTCGCCGTCCGCAGCGCCCTGACCCTCTCCTACGGCCAACTCACGCCGCCGCACCGGCTGTTGCTGCGCCGCCTGTCCCTCGTCCCCGGCCACGACACCGGCCCCGACCTCGCCGCCGTACTGACCGGCGAGGACCCGCTCACCACCGAGGACTCCCTCGACCTGCTGGTCGACCGGGGCCTGCTGGAGGAGACCGCGCCTGGCCGGTACGCCCTGCACGACCTCGTACGGCTCTTCGCGCGGGAGCAACTCGGCGCCGAGGAACCGGAGTCGGTGACCCGGGACGTGCGACGGCGCATGGCGGACTGGCTGTTGCGGTCGGCCTCCGCCGCGGGCCGCCGGTTCGAGGCGCCCGGCGCGCCGGAGCCCTGGCCGGGCGAACCCGTCCCCTTCACCCCCGGGTCCGCCGAGGAGGCGGAGGAGTGGCTCACCGCCGAGCGCTCCAACTGGGCGGGCGCCCTGCCCCTGATGTTCGCGGCGGACCGGCACCAGGAGATCCTGCACGCCTCGCGCACCCTGTACTGGTTCTCCGACCGCTGGTGCCAGTGGCCCGAGTGGCGGACCCTCTTCTCCCACGGCGCCCGGTCCGCGGCCGCCCTCGAGGACCGGGCGGCCGAGGCCCACCAACTCAACTGCCTCGCCTGGGCCCACTCGGTGGGCGCGTGCCGGTACGAGGAGGCCGAGGAACTCGCCCTCCAGGCCCTGCAGTTGGCCTCGGAAACCGGTGACCTGGACCAGCAGGCCTGGGCGTGGTCGTACATCAGCGGGGCCTGCATGGGCCTGGGCCGTCCCGCGGAGGCGGCGGAGGCGGCCGCCCGGGCCACCCAGCTCTTCGAGACCACCGGGGACTCCACCGGCATGGCCGTCTCCCAGCGCGTCCTCGGCACCGCCCTGCGCGAGTCCGGCCACGGCGAGGAGGCACTGGCCCTGCACCGGGCCCTGCTCGGCACCCGGCCCGGGGACGTGCCCGGCCTGAACGAGTTCGTCGCGGCGCTCCTGCGCTGCGAGACGGCCAAGGACCTGCTGGCCCTCGAACGCTGGCCCGAGGCGGCGGAGGCCTTCCGTGCGGTCGGCACACCGTCCGCCCACGCCGGCATCGACCGCCTCCGCGCCCACACCTCGCTCGGCCTCGCCACGGCCCTGGAACACTGTGGCGACCCCGACGAAGCCCGCGAGCTCTATCTCCGGGCCCGCGACCTGTTCACGGCATTCGGCGACACGGCGTCGGTGGCGGAGGCGAGGGCGGGGATCGAGCGCCTCGGGTGA
- a CDS encoding alpha/beta hydrolase translates to MPYITVGAENSAPIELYYEDHGTGQPVVLIHGYPLDGHSWEKQLPALLEAGHRVITYDRRGFGRSSQPTTGYDYDTFAADLDKVLTTLDLTDAVLVGFSMGTGEVGRYLGTYGSGRVAKAAFLASLEPFLLKTDDNPTGVDQSVFDGILEAVTKDRYAYFDAFYQDFYNLDETLGSRISEAAVRGSWNVAAGASAHASVACVPTWITDFRADVAKIDVPALILHGTGDRILPIDATGRPFHALLPSAEYVEIEGAPHGLLWTHAEEVTSALLAFLAK, encoded by the coding sequence ATGCCGTACATCACCGTAGGCGCGGAGAACAGCGCGCCGATCGAGCTCTATTACGAGGACCACGGCACCGGACAGCCCGTCGTGCTGATCCACGGCTACCCGCTCGACGGCCACTCCTGGGAGAAGCAGCTCCCCGCGCTGCTGGAGGCCGGCCACCGGGTCATCACCTACGACCGCCGCGGCTTCGGCCGTTCCTCGCAGCCCACCACCGGCTACGACTACGACACCTTCGCCGCCGACCTCGACAAGGTCCTCACCACCCTGGACCTGACCGACGCGGTCCTCGTCGGCTTCTCGATGGGCACCGGCGAGGTGGGCCGCTACCTGGGCACCTACGGCTCGGGCCGGGTCGCGAAGGCGGCCTTCCTGGCCTCCCTTGAGCCCTTCCTGCTGAAGACCGACGACAACCCGACGGGCGTGGACCAGTCGGTGTTCGACGGCATCCTGGAGGCCGTGACCAAGGACCGTTACGCCTACTTCGACGCCTTCTACCAGGACTTCTACAACCTGGACGAGACGCTCGGCAGCCGGATCAGCGAAGCGGCCGTCCGGGGCAGCTGGAACGTGGCGGCGGGTGCCTCGGCGCACGCCTCCGTGGCCTGCGTGCCGACCTGGATCACCGACTTCCGGGCCGACGTGGCGAAGATCGACGTACCGGCGCTGATCCTGCACGGCACCGGCGACCGCATCCTGCCGATCGACGCGACCGGCCGGCCCTTCCACGCGCTGCTGCCGTCCGCCGAGTACGTCGAGATCGAGGGCGCGCCGCACGGGCTGCTGTGGACCCACGCGGAGGAGGTCACCTCGGCGCTGCTGGCCTTCCTCGCGAAGTAG
- a CDS encoding YoaK family protein has product MSEQSGTDTQAAGDPEARGLRLVAVLLGLTVVSGLIDAVSYLGLEHVFTANMTGNVVVLGFAAAGAPGFSVEHTLTSLVSFVVGAIAGGRVAVRLGSGSRRTWARLTLAAEAVFLGISAVVAFAAPGATATAYTLIAVTAFAMGLRNATVRKLGVPDLTTTVLTMTLTGLAADSRAGGGPGTRSPRRTASVVAMVAGAGIGAWLVLHHGLGIPLAVAAGLVALLAVTASGRE; this is encoded by the coding sequence ATGAGCGAACAGAGCGGCACCGACACGCAGGCAGCCGGCGATCCCGAGGCGCGCGGGCTGCGCCTGGTGGCCGTACTGCTGGGGCTGACGGTGGTCAGCGGACTGATCGACGCCGTCAGCTATCTCGGCCTCGAACACGTCTTCACCGCGAACATGACCGGCAATGTGGTGGTGCTCGGGTTCGCCGCGGCCGGGGCGCCCGGCTTCTCGGTGGAGCACACGCTGACCTCGCTGGTGTCCTTCGTGGTGGGCGCGATCGCGGGTGGCCGGGTCGCCGTACGGCTCGGCTCCGGCTCCCGCCGCACCTGGGCCCGCCTCACGCTCGCCGCCGAGGCGGTGTTTCTGGGGATCTCGGCCGTGGTCGCCTTCGCCGCGCCCGGCGCCACGGCCACCGCCTACACCCTCATCGCCGTCACGGCGTTCGCCATGGGCCTGCGCAACGCCACGGTCCGCAAGCTCGGCGTCCCTGACCTGACGACGACCGTGCTGACCATGACGCTGACCGGCCTCGCCGCCGACTCCCGGGCCGGCGGCGGCCCCGGCACCCGCTCCCCCCGGCGCACGGCGTCCGTGGTCGCGATGGTCGCCGGAGCCGGGATCGGCGCGTGGCTGGTGCTCCACCACGGCCTCGGGATTCCGCTGGCCGTCGCGGCGGGGCTGGTGGCCCTGCTCGCGGTGACCGCCTCGGGGCGCGAGTAG
- a CDS encoding transglycosylase SLT domain-containing protein — protein sequence MSVSRFARRIASPKKAITTVAMAAATAGLVLTAAPAQAATTNSSAQAKAIAHKMIPNAAQYNAFSRIVEHESGWDVDATNSSSGAYGLVQALPGSKMASAGSDWKTNAKTQIKWGLDYMNSRYGSPTAAWAFWQANGWY from the coding sequence GTGTCCGTCTCCCGCTTCGCCCGCCGCATCGCTTCCCCGAAGAAGGCCATCACCACCGTCGCGATGGCCGCCGCCACCGCCGGCCTGGTCCTGACCGCGGCGCCGGCCCAGGCGGCCACGACCAACTCCTCCGCCCAGGCCAAGGCCATCGCACACAAGATGATCCCGAACGCCGCGCAGTACAACGCGTTCAGCAGGATCGTCGAGCACGAGAGCGGCTGGGACGTCGACGCCACCAACTCCTCCTCCGGCGCCTACGGCCTGGTCCAGGCCCTGCCCGGCTCCAAGATGGCCTCGGCCGGCTCCGACTGGAAGACCAACGCCAAGACCCAGATCAAGTGGGGCCTGGACTACATGAACTCCCGCTACGGCAGCCCGACCGCCGCCTGGGCCTTCTGGCAGGCCAACGGCTGGTACTGA
- a CDS encoding ECF transporter S component, which translates to MTRAVHLGPRSVLTLALVSAVGVAAFGWPFLAPPTSQVGTHAQDAPWLFAGLLVLLVAVVAAALAESGLGPKAVAMLGVLAATGAALRPIGAGTAGIEPMFFLMVLSGRVLGPGFGFALGNVTMFASALLTGGVGPWMPFQMLAMGWFTMGAGLLPVPARAGGRTEVRFLAVYGFFAAFAYGTAMNMAGWPFLGALASDISFDPHAGVPANLARFVAYCLATSVGWDLGRAVVTVVLTLTLGPALLRALRRATRRAAFEAQVTFEAPER; encoded by the coding sequence ATGACCCGAGCCGTCCACCTCGGCCCTCGTTCCGTCCTCACCCTCGCCCTGGTCAGCGCCGTGGGCGTCGCCGCCTTCGGCTGGCCCTTCCTCGCCCCGCCCACCTCCCAGGTCGGCACCCACGCCCAGGACGCCCCCTGGCTCTTCGCCGGGCTGCTCGTCCTCCTCGTCGCGGTGGTCGCCGCGGCGCTCGCGGAGTCGGGGCTGGGCCCCAAGGCGGTGGCGATGCTCGGTGTGCTCGCGGCGACCGGCGCCGCGCTCCGGCCGATCGGCGCCGGCACCGCGGGCATCGAGCCGATGTTCTTCCTGATGGTGCTCAGCGGCCGCGTCCTCGGCCCGGGCTTCGGCTTCGCGCTCGGCAACGTCACGATGTTCGCGTCCGCCCTGCTCACGGGCGGGGTGGGGCCGTGGATGCCGTTCCAGATGCTGGCGATGGGCTGGTTCACCATGGGCGCGGGCCTGCTGCCGGTGCCCGCCCGCGCGGGGGGCCGTACGGAAGTCCGGTTTCTGGCCGTCTACGGCTTCTTCGCCGCCTTCGCCTACGGCACGGCCATGAACATGGCCGGCTGGCCCTTCCTGGGCGCCCTCGCCTCGGACATCTCCTTCGACCCGCACGCCGGCGTCCCCGCCAACCTGGCCCGTTTCGTCGCGTACTGCCTGGCCACGTCCGTCGGCTGGGACCTCGGGCGGGCCGTGGTCACCGTCGTCCTGACGCTCACCCTCGGCCCGGCCCTCCTCAGGGCGCTGCGCCGGGCCACCCGCCGCGCGGCCTTCGAGGCCCAGGTCACATTCGAGGCGCCCGAGCGGTGA